CCGCCAGTTTCTGGCAATCGATGACGTGGACGGTCAGGCCCTTTTCCGGCTCCAGGATGCCGACGATGCGGTCGCCGGGCACCGGGGTGCAGCAGGGGCCGAAGTGAATGCTGACGCCCGGTGTCAGGCCGCCGCCGCGCACGAACATGCGCGCCTTGTCGTCGGCGATCTTGCGGCGTTCCTGGCCGGTGTTCAGCGTGCCCTTCAGCGCCGGGAACAGCATCTCGACCACCTTGTTGGCCGGCAGGCGGCCACGGCCGATGGCGTCGAACAGGTCTTCCTGCGTGCCGGTGGCCAGGGTCTCGACCACCGATTTCAGCGACACGTCGGCCAGCGACTTGCCGACCCGGATCAGGGCCTGCTCCAGCGTCGTCTTGCCCAGCTTGTAGAACTCGTCGCGTTCCGATGAGCGGATGTGGCGACGGATGGCGGACCGGGCCCGGCCGGTGACGGTCAGGCTGCGCCAGTCGGCCGGGGCCTCGCGCTTCTTGCCGCGGATGATCTCGACCACGTCGCCGTTCTGCAGCGCGGTGCGCATCGGCTTCAGCTCGCCGTTGATCTTGACGCCCACAGCCGTGTCGCCGACCTCGGTGTGGACCGAATAGGCGAAGTCCAGGGCCATGCCGCCGCGCGGCAGGGTGATCAGCGTGCCCTTGGGCGTGAAGACGAACACCTGATCCAGGTACATCTCCAGCTTGGCGTGCTCGACCCAGTCCTCGCCCCCCTCCCCGTGCTCGATCACCTGGACCAGGTGACGCAGGTTCTGCAGCGGGTCGCGGCCGCCCTCGGCCTCCATGGCCGCCTGGTCGAAGCCGTAGGACTTGTTCTTGTAGGCCCAGTGCGCGGCCACGCCGTCCTCGGCCACCCGATCCATGGCCTCGGTGCGGATCTGCATCTCGATGCGCAGACCGGCCGGGCCGACCACCGTGGTGTGCAGCGAGCGGTAATTGTTCGACTTGGGCGTCGAGATGAAGTCCTTGAACCGCTCGGGCACCATCGGCCAGGCGCGGTGGATGACGCCCAGGGCGCGGTAGCATTCGTCCTCGGCCTCGACCAGGACGCGGAAGCCGTAGATGTCGGACAGCGACGAGAAGCCGACGGACTTCCGCTGCAGCTTGCGCCAGATCGAATAGGGCGTCTTCTGGCGGCCATAGACCCGCGCCTTGATGCCCGCCTCGCTGAGGACCCGCTGGAATTCGGCGGCGACCGTCTCGGTGGCCCCGCCGTGCTCCAGCTTCAGCGCCTCCAGCCGCCGCTCGATGGCGGTCCGGGCCGTGGGGTTCAGGTGTTCGAACGCCAGTTCCTCGAGCTCGGAGGCGATCGAATGGATGCCGATCGACCGGCCCAGCGGCGCATAGACCTCCAGCGTCTCTCTGGAGATCCGCTCGCGCTTCTCGGGCTTGACGTATTTCAGCGTCCGCATGTTGTGCAGACGGTC
This DNA window, taken from Brevundimonas subvibrioides ATCC 15264, encodes the following:
- a CDS encoding RelA/SpoT family protein, which produces METPAAKRIPVLRQFELIEAVKAYDPTADEALLNRAYVYAMKMHGSQLRASGDPYFAHPIQVAGILTDYRLDTATIVTALLHDVVEDTSATRDDIARMFGEEVAVLVEGVTKLSRLELQAEHTRQAENLRKFILAISRDVRVLLVKLADRLHNMRTLKYVKPEKRERISRETLEVYAPLGRSIGIHSIASELEELAFEHLNPTARTAIERRLEALKLEHGGATETVAAEFQRVLSEAGIKARVYGRQKTPYSIWRKLQRKSVGFSSLSDIYGFRVLVEAEDECYRALGVIHRAWPMVPERFKDFISTPKSNNYRSLHTTVVGPAGLRIEMQIRTEAMDRVAEDGVAAHWAYKNKSYGFDQAAMEAEGGRDPLQNLRHLVQVIEHGEGGEDWVEHAKLEMYLDQVFVFTPKGTLITLPRGGMALDFAYSVHTEVGDTAVGVKINGELKPMRTALQNGDVVEIIRGKKREAPADWRSLTVTGRARSAIRRHIRSSERDEFYKLGKTTLEQALIRVGKSLADVSLKSVVETLATGTQEDLFDAIGRGRLPANKVVEMLFPALKGTLNTGQERRKIADDKARMFVRGGGLTPGVSIHFGPCCTPVPGDRIVGILEPEKGLTVHVIDCQKLADYADDDSVWQDLQWTPQAEQGAVGTARLRATIKNAPGVLGQVATVIGEAGGNILNLKMAHRQSDFFDVDLDVEVADAKHATSIMAALRANPSVDTVERSRG